A stretch of Ascochyta rabiei chromosome 6, complete sequence DNA encodes these proteins:
- a CDS encoding Phosphoribosylaminoimidazolesuccinocarboxamide synthase, producing the protein MSETVTTIDIQGKLPKVASGKVRDLFAVDDDTLLFVASDRISAYDVIMENGIPGKGALLTAMSIYWFNYLPQHVSGLKTHYISNQLPPAIASLTSFQDRSMQVRRLRIIPIESIVRGYITGSGWSEYKRSGTVNGIRLPAGLIEGQKLPSALWTPSTKAELGDKDENISPEKAREIIANPKIAARVEELSLQIYEAAAKRAESVGIVLADTKFEFGLDENDDVVLVDEVLTPDSSRFWPKETWEQNLGRAQPSFDKQFLRDWLTSNGLKGKDGVKVPEDVVKQTAAKYREAYEKITGKTA; encoded by the exons ATGTCGGAAACAGTCACCACTATTGACATCCAGGGCAAGCTGCCCAAGGTAGCGTCGGGCAAAGTCCGTGATCTGTTCGCAGTCGACGATGACACACTGCTGTTCGTCGCGAGCGACCGAATATCGGCGTACGATGTGATTATGGAAAAC GGCATTCCAGGAAAAGGTGCTCTTCTCACAGCCATGAG CATCTACTGGTTCAATTACCTCCCTCAGCACGTCTCCGGCCTCAAAACGCACTACATCAGCAACCAACTCCCCCCTGCCATCGCCTCTCTCACCAGCTTCCAGGACCGCAGCATGCAAGTCCGACGTCTGCGCATCATCCCCATCGAGTCCATTGTGCGCGGCTACATCACCGGCTCTGGCTGGTCCGAGTACAAAAGATCCGGCACGGTGAATGGCATCCGGCTCCCAGCGGGGCTCATCGAAGGCCAGAAGCTCCCTTCGGCGCTGTGGACGCCCAGCACAAAAGCCGAACTCGGCGACAAGGACGAGAACATTTCGCCCGAGAAGGCGCGCGAGATCATCGCGAACCCCAAGATTGCTGCCCGTGTCGAGGAGTTGAGTCTGCAGATCTACGAGGCTGCGGCGAAGCGCGCCGAGTCTGTCGGTATTGTGCTCGCGGACACCAAGTTCGAGTTTGGCCTCGACGAGAACGATGATGTCGTGCTGGTCGATGAGGTGCTCACGCCGGACAGCAGTCGCTTCTGGCCCAAGGAGACGTGGGAGCAGAACCTGGGCAGAGCGCAGCCGAGCTTCGACAAGCAATTCCTGCGCGACTGGTTGACGTCGAACGGGCTGAAGGGCAAGGATGGCGTCAAGGTGCCGGAGGATGTCGTGAAGCAAACAGCGGCAAAGTACAGGGAGGCTTATGAGAAGATCACAGGGAAGACTGCCTGA
- a CDS encoding Eisosomes component: MVAAAKPIFALAALLLVAGGIVMQIFTILSGGINSAPINKFYFLEAATSGIPNARNPSRWTFFAICGRDPASGLNANCGAVVPALPFDPPRNFGTTENVPQQFIGTHLYFYLSRFMFAFYLIALFFAAGALLTGLLALCSRLGGYLSALTVAVALFFQTLAASLLTAWIIKGRDAFRSAGLEASVGRYLLAFAWASMVCFLIATVLFCLGGALGGDRSSGVSRRRSTKSTRSRASFMDTDSQRRVKDEYSA, encoded by the exons ATGGTCGCTGCAGCCA AGCCAATCTTCGCCCTGGCCGCTCTCCTCCTCGTCGCCGGAGGCATTGTCATGCAGATCTTCACCATCCTCTCCGGCGGCATCAACTCGGCCCCCATCAACAAGTTCTACTTCCTCGAGGCCGCCACAAGCGGCATCCCCAACGCCCGCAACCCCTCGCGATGGACCTTCTTCGCCATCTGCGGCCGTGATCCCGCCTCGGGACTCAACGCAAATTGCGGCGCCGTCGTGCCTGCCCTCCCTTTTGACCCTCCGCGCAACTTTGGCACCACCGAGAACGTACCCCAGCAGTTTATCGGCACCCACCTGTACTTCTACCTCTCGCGCTTCATGTTCGCCTTCTACCTGATTGCCCTCTTCTTCGCCGCAGGCGCCCTGCTCACCGGTCTGCTGGCGCTGTGCAGCCGTCTGGGCGGCTACCTCTCCGCCCTCACTGTCGCCGTGGCTCTCTTCTTCCAGACCCTGGCTGCTTCTCTGCTCAC CGCCTGGATCATCAAGGGCCGCGACGCCTTCCGCTCCGCCGGCCTCGAGGCCTCGGTGGGCCGCTACCTGCTTGCCTTTGCGTGGGCCTCGATGGTCTGCTTCCTCATCGCCACCGTGCTGTTCTGCCTCGGCGGTGCGCTTGGCGGCGACCGCTCCTCGGGCGTCAGCCGTCGCCGCTCCACCAAGAGCACCCGAAGCCGCGCTAGCTTCATGGACACGGACAGCCAGAGGCGCGTCAAGGACGAATACTCTGCTTGA